The following DNA comes from Riemerella anatipestifer ATCC 11845 = DSM 15868.
TCCTCTACCAATTCTTTTAGAATTATGTGTAGAACCTTTAGCTGGTTTTATGTTATTTAAATTCATTTGTTTTAAATTTAAGATTGAAGATTCAAAACTAGGAGGTCCTATTCAATCACAAAACCTCCTGTTTATTATCTAAATTTCTATTTTTGAACTTCTACTAAGTGCTGTACAGCAGCTACCATACCTAATATAGCAGGTGTAGCTTCGTGCTCTACTACTTGATGTAACTTTCTAAGACCTAAAGCTTCAAGGGTTCTCTTTTGAGTTTTAGTTCTACCAATAGCACTTCTTACTTGTTTTACTTTAATTGTTGCCATTTTTTCAAAATTAACCGTTAAATACTTTACTCAATGTTACACCTCTCATTCTTGCGATTTCTTCTGGTCTTCTGATATCTAACAAAGCTTTGAAAGTTGCTTTTACCACATTGTGCGGGTTAGAAGAACCTTTTGACTTTGAAAGAATGTCATGTACACCAGCTGATTCTAGCACTGCTCTTACCGCACCACCTGCGATAAGCCCTGTACCGTGAGAAGCAGGTCTCAAGAAGATATTAGCTCCACCATATCTGGCTGTAGTTTCGTGCGGAATTGTATGGTTTACAACAGGAACTTTTACTAGGTTTTTCTTAGCATCTTCTACTGCTTTGGAAATTGCAGAAGCTACTTCTTTAGATTTTCCTAATCCGTAACCTATAACACCATCTTCATTTCCTACCACCACGATTGCTGAGAAGCCGAAAGCTCTACCTCCTTTAGTAACCTTAGTAACTCTATTAACAGCCACTAAACGATCTACTAATTCTAAACCTCCAGGTTTTACTCTTTCTATATTATCTAATCCTAACATAATTTTTTAACTTTTAAAATTTCAAACCTCCTTCTCTAGCACCATCAGCAAGAGCTTTTACTCTACCGTGATACACAAAACCATTTCTATCAAATACTACTTTCTCATACCCTGCAGCAATAGCTTTCTGAGCGATAGCTTTACCAACAGCCGTTGAAATTTCTACTTTTGTTCCTTTAGCATCAAAACCTTTCTCTCTTGAAGAGGCTTGTACTAAAGTTTTACCTTCTTTATCATCAATAAGCTGAGCATAGATTTCTTTATTACTTTTGAATACAGATAATCTTGGTGCTGCTTGAGTTCCGGAAACTTTTCCTCTAACTCTTCTCTTTATTCTTAATCTTTTCTGTTCTTTACTTAGTGCCATTTTCTTAAATTTTAAGCAGATTTACCAGCCTTTCTTCTAATTTGTTCTCCTACAAATCTAACCCCTTTACCTTTATATGGCTCAGGTTTTCTGAAAGATCTAATTTTTGCAGCTACCATACCCAATAATTGCTTATCATAAGATGATAAAGTAATGATAGGGTTCTTACCTTTCTCTGTTACAGTTTCTACCTGAACTTCAGAAGGAAGCTCTAGTATAATACCGTGAGAAAAACCAAGAGCTAATTCTAATCTTTGTCCTTGATTAGATGCTCTATAACCAACTCCCACAAGCTCTAACTTCTTAGTAAAACCTTCAGAAGTTCCAACTACCATGTTATTGATTAGTGCTCTATAAAGTCCGTGAAGAGCTTTATGCTGTTTAGACTCAGACGGTCTGTTAACTGTAAGTACACCGTCATTTTGTTCTATAGTAATACCTCCTGTAAGTTCCTGAGTAAGTTCTCCTTTAGGACCTTTTACAGTTACCACACCGTCTTTCTCAGTGATAGTAACCCCAGAAGGAATTGTTATAATTGCTTTACCAATTCTTGACATTTTCCTTTTATTAAAAATTAATATACATAGCAGATTACCTCTCCACCTACTTTCTCTAATCTCGCTTTTTTGTCAGTCATCACTCCTTTAGAAGTAGATATAATAGCTACACCTAAGCCATTAAGTACTCTTGGAAGTTCTGCAGAACCTTTGTACTGTCTTAAACCAGGTCTAGAAGCTCTTTGGATAGACTTAATTGCTGGTTTACCAGTTTGTTTGTCGTACTTTAAAGCGATTTTAATAGTTCCTTGAACTGCATTGTCTTCAAACTTGTAGTTCAAGATATAACCTTGATCAAATAAGATTTTAGTAATCTCCTTTTTGATTTTCGATGCAGGAATTTCCACCACTTTGTGGCCTGCGCTTTGTGCGTTCCTTACTCTAGTTAGGAAATCTGAAATTGGATCTGTTACCATTTTTCGTTTTTTAAAATTATTGGTTTATGATAATCAGTATTTGAAGGCTTTAAAGTTAAAGGCAAAAGCTAAATATCTTCAAAGCCCTCAAACTTAATTATCTTGATTTGTTAAAAATTATTACCAACTTGCTTTTTTAACTCCAGGTATTAAACCTTGGTTAGCCATTTCTCTAAAAGTTACTCTAGAGATACCGAAAGTTCTCATGTATCCTCTGGGTCTTCCTGTAAGCTTGCAACGGTTATGCAACCTTACTGGCGAAGCATTTTTAGGTAATTTTTGTAATGCTTCATAATCTCCAGCTTCTTTTAGAGCTTTTCTTTTAGCAGCATATTTAGCAACTAGTGCTTCTCTTTTGCGCTCACGCGCTTTCATTGATTCTTTAGCCATTCTTCTTAGTTCTTTTTAAATGGTAAACCGAAATGAGTTAATAAGGCTTTAGCCTCTTTATCTGTTCTAGCACTTGTTACGAAAGTGATATCCATACCTTGTATTTTTTTCACTTTATCAATAACAATCTCAGGGAAGATAATTTGCTCAGTAATACCTAAGTTATAGTTCCCTCTACCGTCAAAACCATCAGCTTTGATTCCGTTAAAATCTCTAATTCTAGGTAGAGCAGAAGATGTAAGTCTATCTAAAAACTCGTACATTTTATCTGCTCTTAGCGTTACCTTTGCACCAATAGGCATACCTTTTCTTAGTTTGAAAGAAGCTTCATCTTTCTTAGAAAGAGTACCTACAGCTTTTTGTCCGGTAATTGCCGTTAATTCTTCCACTGCATAATCTACGATTTTTTTATCCGCAGTAGCAGCTCCTAAACCTTGGGATACAACGATTTTCTCTAATTTAGGTACTTGCATTACAGACTTATACCCAAACTCTTCCATCATTGCAGGAACAATTTTCTCTTTATATAATTTTTTAGGTCTTGCTATATATTCCATCGTTCTTTATTATAAAGTTTTACCAGTAGTTTTAGCTACTCTTACTTTCTTATCTCCTTCCATTTTATATCCCACTCTAGTAGCTTTTCCGTTTTCATCCATCAAAGCTACATTAGATATATGGAGAGAAGCTTCTTTCTCTACGATACCACCTTGAGGGTTTGCAGCTGAAGGCTTAGTATGTTTTTTAACAATATTTACACCTGCTACTATCACTCTAGGATCTTTACCTTCTTTTCTGATTACCTCAAGAACTTCTCCTTTGCTTCCTTTATTTTTTCCAGTGGTAACGATAACATTATCACCTCTTTTAATTTTAACTTTTGTCATTGTTTTAAAATTTTTAAAATTAAAGTACTTCAGGAGCTAATGAAATAATCTTCATATATTCCTTATCTCTTAATTCACGAGCAACTGGTCCGAAAACACGAGTTCCTCTCATCTCTCCAGCAGCATTTAAAAGAACACAAGCATTGTCATCAAAAGAGATGTAAGATCCATCTTTTCTTCTAACTGCTTTTTTAGTTCTCACTACTACTGCTTTAGATACTTGCCCTTTCTTAGCATTTCCTGTAGGAGTAGAATCTTTGATAGTCACTACGATTTTATCACCCACAGATGCATATCTTCTTTTGGTACCTCCCAAAACTCTGATTACTAATACTTCTTTAGCACCAGTATTATCAGCTACTTTTAATCTTGATTCTGTTTGTAACATTACTTAGCTCTTTCTATGATTCTTACTAATCTCCATCTTTTATTTTTGCTCAAAGGTCTTGTTTCTTGGATAAGAACAGTATCGCCTTCGTTACACTCGTTGTTTTCATCGTGTGCGGTATATTTTTTCGTTTTCAAAACGAACTTACCGTACATTGGGTGCTTCATTTTCATAGTCTCACTAACAACAATGGTCTTTTCCATTTTATTGCTCGAAACTACTCCGATTCTTTCTTTTCTTAAATTTCTTTCCATAATAAAATGAAATTCTTATTGTTTGTTAGTTAGTTCAGTTTCAAGTCTTGCGATAGTCTTCCTCAAATCTCTGATTTGGATAGGATTTTCAATTGGGCTAATTCTGTGAGCTAATTTAAGTTTCCCATAAGTAGCTTTCACTTCTACCAATTTACTTTTTAAATCCTCTACGCTTAGATTTTTAATTTCAGCTTTTTTCATTTCTAAAAGATTTATCGAGGTTTAACAAAATCGTTTGCTACTACAAACTTAGTAACTACAGGAAGTTTCTGAGCTGCAAGTCTTAAAGCTTCTTTAGCTACTTCGTAAGGAACACCTCCTACTTCAAACATGATTTTACCTGGCTTCACTACAGCTACCCAATATTCTACAGCACCTTTACCTTTACCCATACGCACTTCTGCAGGCTTTTTAGTAACTGGCTTATCTGGGAATATTTTAATCCATAGCTGTCCTTCTCTCTTCATATATCTAGTTGCAGCGATACGAGCTGCCTCTATTTGTCTTGCAGTAATCCAAGCACCTTCTGTAGCTTTAATACCGAATGTTCCGTAAGCAAGCCTATGTCCTCTGTTGGCATTGCCTTTCATTTTCATTTTATGAACCTTACGGAATTTGGTTCTTCTTGGTTGTAACATAATTTTATATATTAGATGTTAGATGTTAGATGTTAGATTGAAAAAAATTAAATTCAGCTCTTGTAACGGAAGATCTAATTTCTAATTTCTATCTTCTAACTCTAATTAAATTATTTTCTTTCTCTTCTTTTATTACCAGAAGATTTTTTCTGAGTACCTACTAATGGAGAAAGTTCTCTCTTACCATATACTTCTCCTTTCATTATCCATACCTTAACACCTAATCTACCATAAGTAGTGTGTGCTTCTGCGATATGGTAATCTATATCAGCTCTGAAAGTAGATAACGGAATTCTTCCTTCTTTGAAAGACTCACTTCTTGCCATTTCAGCACCGTTTAATCTTCCTGAAATTTGGATTTTAATTCCCTCTGCTCCCATTCTCATAGCTCCTGCGATAGCCATTTTAACAGCTCTTCTGTAAGAAATTCTGTTTTCAATTTGCTTAGCTACGCTATCTGCTACTAATACAGCATCTAACTCAGGTCTTTTAATTTCAAAGATATTGATTTGAACATCTTTACCAGTAAGTTTCTTTAACTCTTCTTTTAGTTTATCTACTTCCTGACCACCTTTACCGATGATAAGTCCCGGTCTAGCAGTAGTAATAGTTACAGTAACTAACTTAAGGGTTCTATCAATATAAATTCTTGAAATACCACCTTTAGATAATCTTGCCTCAAGATATCTTCTGATTTTGTAGTCTTCTGCGATTCTGTCTCCATAATCGTTTCCTCCAAACCAGTTAGAATCCCATCCTCTGATGATACCTAGTCTATTACCAATTGGATTTGTTTTCTGTCCCATATCTTGATTATTGATTATCTGTTTTTGAACCTAATACTAATGTTACATGGTTAGATCTTTTTCTAATTCTGTAACCTCTACCTTGTGGTGCAGGACGCAATCTTTTCAACTGTCTTGCACTATCTACATATATTTCCTTAACGAAAAGGTTAGCCTCTTCTATATCAGCTCCTTCATTTTTGTTTTGCCAGTTAGCAATTGCAGAAAGAAGAAGTTTTTCTAATTTATTAGAAGCCTCTTTTTTAGAATATCTAAGGATATATAGAGCTTTATCTACATTTTCTCCTCTAATGATATCAGCAACGAGTCTCATTTTTCTTGGAGAAGAAGGGCAATCATTAAGACGTGCTTTTACCACATCTTGATTTGCTGCTTTACGTGCTATTGCACTATCTTGTTTTCTTTTTCCCATAATGATTATCTGCTACCTTTATTTTTATTACCTGAGTGACCTCTAAAAGATCTCGTTGGAGAAAATTCACCTAACTTATGTCCTACCATATTTTCAGTTACATAAACAGGTATGAAAGACTTACCATTATGTACTGCTATAGTTTGACCTACCATGTCTGGAGAAATCATAGATGCTCTAGACCATGTTTTAATTACCGTTTTCTTTCCTGATTCTATATTCGCTTGAACCTTCTTCTCTAATGAATGGTGAATGAAAGGTCCTTTTTTAAGTGATCTTGCCATAATTATTTTCTTTTGGATACGATGTAACGGTTAGACACTTTATTTTTCTTTCTAGTCTTGTAACCTTTAGCTGGTTTACCGTTTCTAGATCTAGGGTGACCTCCTGAAGATCTACCTTCACCACCACCCATTGGGTGATCTACTGGGTTCATTGCTACAGCTCTAGTTCTTGGTCTTCTACCTAACCATCTGCTTCTACCTGCTTTACCAGATACAGTAAGCTGATGGTCTGAATTAGACACAGAACCAATCATAGCCATACACTCTACTAGAATCATTCTAGACTCTCCTGAAGGCAATTTAACGATAGCAAACTTACCATCTCTAGAAGTAAGCTGTGCAGAAGAACCTGCACTTCTTGCTAAGATAGCTCCTTGTCCAGGTCTAAGCTCTATACAAGAGATAACAGTACCTAGAGGAATATCCTTTAATTTCATTGCATTACCTACATCAGGTGTAGCTGTTTGTCCAGAAACTACAGTTTGTCCTACTTTGATACCGTTAGGAGCAATCATGTATCTCTTTTCTCCATCAGCATACTCTAATAAAGCGATGAACGCAGTTCTGTTTGGATCGTATTCCACAGTTTTTACAGTTGCCTTAACATCAAATTTGTTTCTTTTGAAGTCAATAATTCTGTACTTTCTTTTGTGTCCACCTCCAGTGTAACGCATGGTCATCTTACCAGTATTGTTACGACCGCCTTTCTTTGAAAGGCCTACAGTAAGGCTTTTCTCAGGTTTGTTGGTAGTAATCTCTTCAAAATTGTTTACAATTCTGAATCTCTGTCCTGGGGTGATAGGTTTTAATTTTCTAACAGACATTACTATTATTTATAAATTATTAATTAGTTGCAAATACATCAATAAATTCACCTTCTACAAGCTGAACCATTGCTTTTTTCAATTTGTTGGTTTTCCCAACTTGAAGTCCTTTTTTAGTGTACTTAGCAGAAACTTTAGGAGCATAAATCATTGTTCTTACATCTGCTACCTTTACACCATAAGCTTCTTCCACCGCTTGTTTGATTTGGATTTTATTCGCTTTAGTATCTACTAAGAAACTGTAAACGCCTCTCAAATCAGACAAATTAGAAGCCTTTTCTGAAATAATTGGTTTTATGATTACTGACATGATTTATTTTCTTAAATTTTCTTGAAACTTTTCTACCGCACCTTCTAAGAATACAACTTCTCCTGCATTTACTAAGTCATAAGAAGAAATTTCATTGAAATTCATTACTTTAGCCTTAGGTAAATTTCTTGAAGACAAGTACACATTCTTGTTAGCTTCTCCTAGTACAAATAAAGACTTCTTACCTTCTAATCCTAATGCATTTACCACATTGATAAATTCTTTAGTTTTAGGAGTTTCAAAAGAAAAATCTTCTAATACCTTAACATTGTTATCTCTCATTTTTTGAGAAAGAACAGATTTTTTAGCCAATCTCTTAAGTGCTTTATTTAACTTAAATCTATAATCTCTTGGCTTAGGACCAAAAACTCTACCTCCACCTTTGAATACAGGAGACTTGATATCCCCGTATCTAGCAGAACCAGAACCTTTTTGCTTCTTAAGCTTTTTAGTAGAAGCTGTAATTTCACTTCTTTCCTTAGCCTTATGAGTTCCTTGACGCTGTGCAGCAAGATACTGCTTTATCTCTAAGTAAACCGCGTGCTGATTTGGCTCTATTCCGAAGATAGCCTCATCTAAAGACACTTTTCTTCCGGTTTCTTTCCCTTGAATATTTAATACTACTAGTTCCATCTTCTGATAATTACATAAGAATTTTTAGCTCCCGGAACAGCACCTTTTACCACTAAAAGATTTTGTTCTTCATCTACTTTTAACACTTGAAGGTTCTGAACAGTTACCTGCTTACCTCCCATTCTACCAGCCATTCTTAAGCCCTTAAATACTCTTGATGGGTCTGAACCCGCACCAATAGAACCTGGAGCTCTCAATCTGTTGTGCTGCCCGTGAGTAGCCTGCATTACACCGCCGAAACCATGTCTTTTAACTACCCCTTGAAATCCTTTACCTTTAGAAGTACCTGTAACATCTACATACTCTCCTTCTGAGAATAATTTAACAGTTACTTCATCTCCTACTTGCAAATTATCGAACCCATGGTGGAATTCGTGCAATTTAGCCTTAGGAGTTGAACCAGCCTTTTTAAAATGACCAGCCAATGCCTTACCGACATTCTTCTCACTCTTGTCATCGAAACCTAACTGATAGCCTACATAGCCATCTTTTTCTACGGTTCTGACCTGTAAAACCGAACATGGACCTGCTTGAATAACAGTACAAGGAATATTTTTCCCAGACTCATCAAACAACGAAGTCATTCCGATTTTTTTTCCAATAATACCTGACATTATTAAAAATTAAAATTATTATTATTTAATTAAATTTCAATTACTTAAATCAAAAACTCAATATTTACCAATGAGAAAAAGACATACTTTTCCCAAAAATTGAGTGTGCAAATATACAAAGATTTTTTTTACTGACAAACAATAAGTTAAATTTTTACTCCAACCTTAATTTATTTATTATAAAAGATTTACCTCATCGCAAAAACTCCGCTTAAAGTTCAAAAAAATCATTTATTCTGACGTGTAATTCAATTACTAAATCTCGCCTTTTATAATGTTTTAGAAATCCTTATATTTGTTGAATGGAAATAGTAATTATAGGTTCTGGCAATGTGGCGTTCCACCTCAATAATGCTTTTCATGAAGCAAACATAAAGGTTTCTCAACTATTTGGACGAAACGAGGAAGCCTTAAAACTCATGTCTGAAACTACACAAGTCCCCTATTCCATCAATACTCTACGAAATGCCGACCTATACATTATTTGTGTAAAAGATGATGTTATAGCAGAAGTTTCACAAATTATTAAAAATGAAAACGCATTGGTAGTACACACTTCTGGCTCTATGCCTAAAGATGTTTTAGAAGGAAATCACAGAAAGGGGTGCTTTTATCCATTGCAAACTTTTTCTAAAAGTAAAGTTCTTGATTACACAGAAATTCCGTTTTTTATAGAGGCTGAAAATCCACAAGATTTAGATATTCTGAAAAATTTAGCCCTCAGAATTTCTCCTAGAGTTCAAGAGGCAGATTATGAGAAAAGAAAATACATACACCTCACCGCCGTATTTGCGTGCAACTTTGTAAACCACCTCTATGCTAGAGCAAAAGAGATAGCCGACAGCCAAAATATTCCGTTCAATTACTTCATTCCTCTTATAGAGGAGACTATGGACAAAATCTATTACCTAGACCCGAAGAAAGCCCAAACAGGTCCTGCGGTAAGAAATGATACTAGAGTTTTAGAACTTCACAGGCAATTGATAACAGATGAAACTCAATTAGGGATATACAATTTAATGAATCAATCTATAAAAAAAATGTATGAGTTATAAACAAAATTTAAGTAAAATAAAGGCCTTCGTATTTGATGTAGATGGCGTTTTTACAGATGGTAGTATCTATCTAATGCCCGACGGTAGTATGTGCCGTACAATGAATGTTCTTGATGGCTATGCGGTAGTAAAGGCTGTAAAAAAAGGATACAAAATAGGCATCATTACAGGCGGAGACGACCCTATGGTAAAACATCGCTTGCATTATCTAGGCATCGTAGATTATTACCCTAAATCCTCAAAAAAAATCATAGATTATGAAGATTTCAAAAGCAAACACAATTTAAAAGACGAAGAAATTTTAACCATGGGAGACGATTTACCCGATATAGAAATGATGAAGGCTTCCGCTCTAAGCACCTGCCCACCGAATGCAGTGCCAGAAGTAAAAGCTATTGCAGATTATATCTCCCCTATTTATGGAGGTAAAGGTGCAGTAAGAGACGTTATCGAGCAAGTATTGAAAGTCCAAGGAAATTGGCAAGAAGACGATACTCGCTCAATATAAAAAACAAGGACGATTCAATGAAATTATATTTAGCATCACAATCTCCAAGAAGGAAAGAGCTTTTAAATCAACTAGGCTTTGACTTTGAGATTGTTTCTATAAATTGTGATGAAATCTACCCAAGTGATTTAGAAATAGACAAGGTAGCGGGTTTCCTTTCGGAACTAAAAGCCAATGCATTCCGCCCTCTTTCCGAAGGAGAGGTTTTATTAACTGCAGATACCATCGTTACTTTTGATAATAAAGTTTTAGGGAAACCAAAAAATGAAGCCGAAGCAAAAAAAATGCTCAAAAGACTTTCGGATAATAGTCATAATGTTTACACTTCGGTTTGCATCAAAACTTCCACAAAAACCTTAACACTAACCGATAAATCTACAGTGTACTTTTCTCACCTGACCGATGAGGAAATTTCCTACTATATAGAAAACTATAAGCCCTACGACAAAGCTGGAGCTTACGGCATACAAGAGTGGCTAGGTATGGCTAAAATAGAAAAAGTAGAAGGTAGTTTTTATACTATTATGGGGTTACCTACTCACTTGGTTTATCAACAATTAAGTGCTTTAAATACTATTCTTTCTGTTAAAAAATAGTATTTTTACACAAATTTTCTCGAAGCCTAACAATAAAAGAGGCTTTGTGTAGTTAAAACATCAAATGAAAAAGTACAGCTATTTTTTAATTATATTGGCACTTGCCGTTGCTTGTTCTCCTAGAAAGAATACTTTTGTTAATAGGAATTATCAAAACTTTTATGCCTATTACAACACCCTATTCAATAGTAAAGATGCTTTAGAAAGTGAACTTAACACACGTAAAAATAGTCATCAAGATAATTTCTACCAACCTTATATTAAACTACTCACTTTTGATAACGACCACGAAGTAGAAAGTGAAAAAAGCACATCGGACACTCAAAATGCTCCATTTGCGGCAGGAGCTTCCTCTATATCTTATAACTCTCCTAACAGTAAGAAAGGAATGTCCGTTCTTGAAATATCAGAAGCTAAAGCATTAAAAACCATAGAACAACACTCTATGCTTTTCGATGGAAAAGAAAAAAACAAAAGAATATTTGAAGCTCAAATTATGCTTGCAAAAGCAAGAATGTATCAAGAAAAATACCTAGAAGCCTTAGATGCTCTTAATTATATTTTTTCTCACATGAAAGAGGACAAAAGATTGCCTCTCGCTAAAATATATGAAGCCAAAATTTTCTCTTTAATGAAAGACCATTACAAAGCTAATGAGATTTTTATGGCTCTAAAAGAGGAGAAACTAAGCAAAAATAACAAAAAATTATTAAGTCTTTTCTACGCAGAAAGTTTGCTTCAATCAGGGCAAAAAGAGGCTGCCGTAGAAGAATTAGCCCAAGCCTATGCTCTAAATAAA
Coding sequences within:
- a CDS encoding KdsC family phosphatase produces the protein MSYKQNLSKIKAFVFDVDGVFTDGSIYLMPDGSMCRTMNVLDGYAVVKAVKKGYKIGIITGGDDPMVKHRLHYLGIVDYYPKSSKKIIDYEDFKSKHNLKDEEILTMGDDLPDIEMMKASALSTCPPNAVPEVKAIADYISPIYGGKGAVRDVIEQVLKVQGNWQEDDTRSI
- a CDS encoding Maf family protein, producing the protein MKLYLASQSPRRKELLNQLGFDFEIVSINCDEIYPSDLEIDKVAGFLSELKANAFRPLSEGEVLLTADTIVTFDNKVLGKPKNEAEAKKMLKRLSDNSHNVYTSVCIKTSTKTLTLTDKSTVYFSHLTDEEISYYIENYKPYDKAGAYGIQEWLGMAKIEKVEGSFYTIMGLPTHLVYQQLSALNTILSVKK